From one Dermacentor variabilis isolate Ectoservices chromosome 3, ASM5094787v1, whole genome shotgun sequence genomic stretch:
- the LOC142575838 gene encoding sn-1-specific diacylglycerol lipase ABHD11-like, with translation MKMRLLVSCSTLFSKCLSLHSRAGVCECLETFPKAQSASYCCQPGSKHVSLSYASYESTQAEDQRSPIIILHGLFGSKNNWKSLSKAMINATKRKVYALDARNHGESPHTEEMDYILMANDVDLFCKERGLQKVAIIGHSMGGRAAMTFALTRPSMVERLVVVDVSPITMPSIVMHDNVLVNHINSMDSVLPQLSPDMSSPAARKEADRILANDIPEVAVRQFLLANLQKGERLYEWQFNLKALKQNLPNIIQMPDLKGLTYDGETLFVCGGDSPYVSKRDHGAIKEKFPKANIIYIKGAGHWVHADKPAEFLNLIKEFMGDGTS, from the exons ATGAAAATGCGTTTGTTGGTGTCGTGCAGCACATTATTTTCAAAGTGTTTATCGCTTCACTCACGAGCAGGAGTTTGTGAATGCTTAGAGACTTTTCCAAAAGCACAATCAGCGAGTTACTGCTGTCAGCCTGG GTCGAAACATGTTTCCCTCTCTTATGCATCGTACGAATCTACTCAAGCCGAGGATCAGAGGTCGCCAATTATCATCCTACATGGACTCTTTGGCAGCAAGAACAACTGGAAAAGCCTGTCTAAGGCGATGATCAACGCGACGAAACGTAAG GTCTATGCTTTGGATGCCCGCAACCACGGAGAAAGCCCGCACACCGAAGAAATGGACTACATACTGATGGCCAATGACGTAGATCTCTTCTGCAAAGAGCGTGGCCTTCAAAAGGTTGCCATCATTGGACACAGTATGGGCGGCAGGGCTGCCATGACTTTTGCCTTGACAAGA CCATCCATGGTAGAACGACTTGTGGTGGTGGACGTGTCTCCAATAACCATGCCATCCATTGTCATGCACGACAACGTCCTTGTCAACCACATTAACTCCATGGATAGTGTTTTGCCTCAACTCTCACCCGACATGTCCTCCCCAGCAGCTCGTAAGGAAGCTGACCGTATCCTGGCGAATGATATACCT GAAGTTGCTGTGCGTCAATTTCTGCTGGCCAACCTTCAGAAGGGGGAACGCCTATACGAGTGGCAGTTCAACTTGAAGGCACTGAAGCAAAACCTTCCCAATATCATCCAGATGCCTGACTTGAAAGGTCTCACCTATGATGGAGAGACTCTGTTTGTCTGTGGTGGTGACTCTCCGTATGTAAG CAAACGGGATCATGGTGCCATCAAGGAGAAGTTCCCCAAGGCCAACATAATTTACATCAAAGGCGCTGGACATTGGGTTCACGCCGACAAACCTGCGGAATTCTTAAACTTGATCAAAGAGTTTATGGGTGATGGCACATCGTAG